From a single Corynebacterium kroppenstedtii DSM 44385 genomic region:
- a CDS encoding NUDIX hydrolase, protein MFLTPTGERRASTVLLLRDTVWGMEVYVQERASTMVHYPEMTVFPGGGVDQRDLPGDVDGDGVDSPELRWVGHDTSWWARHLKVPRDDARALVCAAVRETFEESGTLLAGLHDGNVVGDTDPYIPFRSRLESHELAFSNFLDDTGLYLRADLLRPWANWVSPPGDTARYDTHFFVAAQPEGQNTHDDAIEAASSGWFRPSTLLDGWRYRKIRLLPPTWVQLRMLDTFRTVDEVLGYASDLTVEPVTGAVRDRPFMDEYFTVERSFDTYYARGWA, encoded by the coding sequence ATGTTTCTGACACCGACAGGTGAGAGACGTGCCTCTACCGTTCTGTTGCTGCGGGACACGGTGTGGGGGATGGAGGTTTACGTTCAAGAACGCGCTTCCACCATGGTCCACTACCCGGAAATGACCGTTTTCCCTGGTGGCGGAGTTGACCAGCGTGATCTTCCTGGGGATGTTGACGGTGATGGCGTGGATTCGCCGGAGCTTCGGTGGGTTGGTCACGATACATCGTGGTGGGCGCGTCATTTGAAAGTTCCGCGAGACGATGCCCGTGCACTGGTTTGTGCCGCTGTGCGAGAAACATTTGAAGAATCGGGAACTCTGCTGGCCGGCCTGCACGATGGCAATGTTGTGGGCGATACCGACCCCTACATTCCTTTCCGCTCGCGCCTAGAAAGCCACGAGTTGGCGTTCTCTAATTTCCTGGACGACACCGGTCTGTATCTGCGTGCTGACCTGCTGCGACCCTGGGCAAACTGGGTGAGCCCACCCGGGGACACGGCGCGCTATGACACCCACTTCTTTGTGGCCGCGCAGCCGGAAGGCCAGAATACCCATGATGATGCGATAGAGGCCGCGTCGAGCGGGTGGTTTAGGCCGTCAACATTGCTCGATGGCTGGCGTTACCGCAAAATCCGTCTCCTTCCGCCGACGTGGGTGCAGTTGCGTATGTTGGATACATTCCGAACTGTTGATGAAGTGCTGGGGTACGCCTCGGATCTGACTGTTGAACCTGTGACCGGCGCGGTTCGGGATCGTCCCTTTATGGATGAATATTTCACTGTGGAACGCTCCTTCGACACCTACTATGCCCGTGGGTGGGCCTAA
- a CDS encoding ABC transporter ATP-binding protein, whose translation MDPDALISLDDVSVVRNGSTLLQPMNWVVKPGQRWVIIGPNGAGKTTLMKVAGAETYPTTGRSVIMGEVLGKTDVRDVRTMIGMSSSALAQRIPGRERVLDLVISAGYNILGRWREQYDAVDKEQATLILEDLGAMHLADRTWSTLSEGERKRVLIARSLMTDPELLLLDEPGAGLDLGGREDLVERLSTLADNPDAPVIVMVTHHVEEIPQGFTHAMLLDEGKQVVAGPIDEVLTGENLTKTFHQPITLDTVDGRFFAHRVKSSRRHRR comes from the coding sequence ATTGACCCCGACGCTCTTATTTCCCTTGACGACGTGAGCGTCGTTCGGAATGGTTCGACGCTGTTGCAGCCCATGAACTGGGTGGTGAAGCCCGGGCAGCGTTGGGTCATTATCGGCCCGAATGGTGCTGGTAAGACGACGCTGATGAAGGTTGCGGGTGCGGAAACGTATCCGACGACGGGCCGCAGCGTGATCATGGGCGAGGTCTTAGGCAAGACCGATGTGCGGGATGTGCGCACGATGATCGGTATGTCGTCGTCCGCATTGGCCCAGCGTATTCCGGGCCGCGAGCGTGTTCTCGACTTAGTGATCTCCGCCGGATACAACATTCTCGGTCGGTGGCGTGAGCAGTACGACGCCGTCGATAAGGAACAAGCCACGCTCATCCTCGAGGATCTCGGCGCGATGCATTTAGCCGACCGCACCTGGTCGACCCTGTCAGAAGGGGAGCGCAAACGGGTATTAATCGCGCGCTCGTTAATGACCGATCCGGAATTACTTCTTCTCGACGAGCCAGGCGCTGGTCTTGATCTGGGCGGGCGTGAGGATCTCGTCGAGCGACTATCCACACTGGCAGATAACCCTGATGCTCCCGTGATCGTTATGGTTACTCACCACGTGGAAGAAATCCCTCAGGGATTCACCCACGCAATGCTCCTTGACGAGGGCAAACAGGTTGTCGCCGGACCTATCGACGAGGTCCTCACCGGAGAGAATTTAACGAAGACGTTCCATCAGCCGATTACGTTGGATACCGTCGACGGTCGTTTCTTCGCTCACCGAGTGAAATCGTCGCGGCGTCATCGTCGATAA
- a CDS encoding alpha-1,4-glucan--maltose-1-phosphate maltosyltransferase — translation MTGRLGTVGRLGIDDVRPRVSSGEVPAKAVVGEVIPLSAVVWREGHDAVSATAIVKGPTSASGPSAVQRIPMVPAHGDPDLVNAIFVPDCPGTWTFRIDAWSDPYRTWRHAIEAKVEAGQSAEEVANDLEIGARIMEDTANNVASVTDRPHLLSVAASLRSDRDIRARIAPALSAETTSIFRRTPLRELLTRGRTYEVYVERRRALVGSWYEFFPRSTGGVENGEPVHGTFATAAESLDRIARMNFDVVYLPPIHPIGHINRKGKNNTLDPTPDDVGSPWAIGSSEGGHDAVHPDLGTLDDFDAFVARARELNLEVALDFALQCAPDHPWAAPHPEWFTVLPDGTIAYAENPPKKYQDIYPLNFDNDPEGLFAEIHRVLVFWIKRGVHIFRVDNPHTKPTAFWARLISTIHQTYPDIVFLAEAFTRRPILYGLAKAGFSQSYTYFTWQTSKKELEAFAEEIRDAADACRPNLFVNTPDILHASLQHGGKAMFAIRAALATTLSPSWGMYSGFEIYEHVAVKEGSEEYLDSEKYQLRPRDFEGARLRGESLEPFVTVLNTIRREQPALQQLRTLRLVPSDNDKIMAYTKVDPLTGNALAIVVNLDSENVQETTIHLDLESLGLPSTVEVHDLITDQQWTWGEDNYVRLDPTFNVCHIVKLPEIPTNYRDRSGFAPHHEYRYTC, via the coding sequence GTGACCGGACGGCTCGGAACCGTTGGACGACTCGGCATTGACGACGTCCGCCCCCGCGTATCCAGTGGCGAAGTACCCGCCAAGGCAGTGGTCGGAGAGGTCATCCCCCTCAGCGCTGTCGTGTGGCGCGAGGGGCACGACGCGGTCTCTGCCACAGCCATCGTGAAGGGGCCTACCTCCGCGTCGGGGCCCTCCGCCGTTCAGCGCATCCCCATGGTGCCGGCACATGGTGATCCCGACCTGGTCAACGCCATATTCGTGCCCGATTGCCCGGGGACATGGACGTTCCGTATCGACGCGTGGTCGGACCCCTACCGCACGTGGCGGCACGCCATCGAGGCCAAGGTTGAAGCTGGTCAAAGCGCTGAGGAGGTCGCGAATGACCTCGAAATCGGTGCGCGGATTATGGAGGACACCGCCAACAACGTTGCCTCCGTCACCGACCGCCCCCACCTGTTGTCTGTGGCCGCGTCATTGCGGTCCGATCGCGATATTCGCGCGCGCATTGCCCCGGCACTGTCGGCAGAAACGACGAGCATTTTCCGACGGACACCTCTCCGCGAACTGTTGACGCGCGGCCGCACCTACGAGGTGTACGTGGAGCGTCGGCGCGCGCTCGTCGGATCCTGGTACGAGTTCTTCCCGCGCTCCACTGGGGGCGTGGAAAATGGCGAACCGGTGCACGGAACGTTTGCGACCGCCGCCGAGTCTCTCGACCGGATTGCGCGAATGAACTTTGACGTTGTGTATCTCCCGCCGATCCACCCCATCGGCCATATCAACCGCAAGGGGAAGAACAACACGCTCGACCCCACGCCGGATGACGTCGGTTCCCCCTGGGCCATCGGATCATCCGAGGGTGGCCATGACGCGGTCCACCCCGACCTCGGCACTCTCGACGATTTTGACGCGTTCGTTGCCCGTGCTCGTGAACTGAACCTCGAGGTAGCGCTCGATTTCGCGTTGCAGTGCGCCCCTGACCACCCGTGGGCTGCGCCTCACCCCGAATGGTTTACCGTTCTTCCCGACGGCACTATTGCCTATGCGGAAAACCCGCCGAAGAAGTATCAAGACATCTACCCCTTGAATTTCGATAACGATCCCGAAGGATTATTCGCCGAAATTCACCGAGTCCTGGTGTTCTGGATCAAACGCGGGGTCCACATCTTCCGTGTGGATAACCCCCACACCAAGCCCACCGCGTTTTGGGCACGTCTGATTTCCACGATCCACCAGACCTACCCCGACATCGTTTTCCTCGCGGAAGCGTTTACCCGTCGGCCAATCCTCTATGGCCTGGCAAAAGCTGGTTTCTCACAGTCGTACACCTATTTCACGTGGCAGACGTCGAAAAAAGAACTGGAAGCATTTGCTGAGGAAATTCGGGATGCGGCCGATGCCTGCCGGCCCAATCTCTTCGTGAATACACCCGACATTCTCCATGCAAGCCTTCAGCACGGCGGAAAGGCAATGTTCGCGATCCGTGCGGCTCTCGCCACCACCCTGAGCCCATCGTGGGGCATGTACTCCGGTTTCGAGATCTACGAACACGTCGCAGTCAAAGAGGGCAGCGAAGAATACCTCGATAGCGAAAAGTACCAGCTCAGGCCACGTGATTTTGAGGGAGCTCGCCTCCGCGGTGAATCACTGGAACCGTTCGTGACGGTGCTCAACACCATCCGCAGGGAGCAGCCCGCTCTTCAACAGCTCCGGACACTCAGGCTCGTGCCGTCGGATAACGACAAGATCATGGCGTACACCAAGGTTGATCCGCTCACTGGAAATGCGCTGGCCATCGTCGTCAATCTAGATTCTGAGAACGTTCAAGAGACGACAATTCACCTTGACCTGGAGTCGCTGGGGCTGCCCTCGACTGTTGAGGTTCACGACCTTATTACTGACCAACAATGGACGTGGGGTGAGGACAATTACGTGCGCCTCGATCCGACCTTCAACGTGTGTCACATCGTTAAATTGCCGGAAATCCCCACTAACTATCGCGACCGCAGCGGCTTTGCTCCTCACCACGAGTATCGCTACACCTGCTAA
- the glgB gene encoding 1,4-alpha-glucan branching protein GlgB, whose amino-acid sequence MPTIDPNDRARILAGTHYNPHSVLGAHPHDDGTTTITAFRPGAESVTVETPSETVDAVNDGDGFFTASIHGGATDHRLHITYPDGETITIANGYTWLPTLGEMDIHLIGEGRHERLWEVLGAHVRHYETEMGSVDGTSFAVWAPNAQGVTVTGSFCAWNKNQFPMRSLGSSGIWEVFIPNVAAGAYYKFCVTTPDGNRIDKADPMARRAEVPPATASIVADSDYSWSDDEWMAEKTRKNLQDSPISIYEVHLESWHKGLSYTELADELVSYVSDIGYTHVEFMPVTEYPFSGSWGYQVTSYYAPTSRFGTPDEFRALVDAFHEAGIGVIMDWVPGHFPKDEWALARFDGRACYEHPDWRRGEQKDWGTYVFDFGRAEVRNFLVANALYWVDQFHIDGLRVDAVASILYLDYSRKEGEWLPNQYGGRENLDAVQFLQEMNATVERAYPGTMTVAEESTSWPGVTAPTYEGGLGFTFKWNMGWMHDTLEYISNDPIYRPWHHGDITFSLVYAWSEKFILPISHDEVVYGKGTLWSRMPGDTWNKAAGLRTYLAFMWAHPGKQLLFQGQDFGQTTEWNHDESLPWGQQEGWEGEYHAAVSRLVKDLNGLYSATPALYTQDNEPSGFSWINASDAQRGVLSFMRYGSNGQRVACVFNFSGTTYPQYQLGLTNAGRWTEVLNTDSSDYEGAGGGNLGQITANSGEYDGYPASATIFVPAMSALFFRFDG is encoded by the coding sequence ATGCCAACTATCGACCCGAATGACCGCGCACGAATACTTGCAGGTACCCATTACAACCCGCACTCCGTTCTTGGGGCACACCCCCACGACGACGGAACGACGACCATCACGGCGTTTCGGCCCGGCGCGGAATCAGTCACCGTGGAGACCCCGTCCGAGACTGTCGACGCGGTTAACGACGGTGATGGTTTCTTTACCGCATCCATTCACGGTGGAGCGACCGACCACCGGCTGCACATCACGTATCCCGATGGTGAGACCATAACGATTGCTAACGGGTACACGTGGCTACCCACACTCGGGGAAATGGATATCCACCTCATCGGCGAGGGACGCCACGAGCGCCTGTGGGAAGTGCTGGGTGCTCATGTCCGCCATTACGAGACCGAGATGGGGAGCGTCGACGGTACGTCGTTCGCTGTGTGGGCGCCGAATGCTCAGGGCGTGACAGTGACGGGTTCGTTTTGCGCGTGGAATAAAAACCAGTTCCCCATGCGCTCGCTGGGGTCGTCGGGAATTTGGGAAGTTTTCATCCCCAATGTCGCTGCCGGGGCGTACTACAAATTCTGCGTGACCACGCCTGATGGGAATCGGATCGATAAAGCCGATCCCATGGCGCGGCGGGCTGAGGTGCCGCCGGCTACGGCGTCGATCGTGGCTGATAGTGATTATTCATGGTCCGATGATGAGTGGATGGCTGAGAAAACGCGGAAGAATCTCCAGGACTCGCCCATTTCTATTTACGAAGTTCACCTGGAGTCCTGGCATAAGGGCCTTTCCTACACAGAGCTCGCGGATGAATTGGTGTCCTATGTTTCGGATATAGGATACACGCATGTGGAATTCATGCCGGTCACCGAATATCCGTTCTCGGGGTCGTGGGGGTACCAAGTCACCTCGTATTACGCCCCCACTTCGCGTTTCGGTACTCCCGACGAGTTCCGCGCCCTTGTCGATGCCTTCCACGAAGCGGGTATCGGCGTCATCATGGACTGGGTCCCCGGGCACTTCCCCAAGGACGAGTGGGCACTAGCCCGCTTCGACGGCCGCGCCTGCTACGAGCACCCCGATTGGCGACGAGGGGAACAAAAGGACTGGGGTACCTACGTCTTCGACTTCGGACGAGCGGAGGTACGCAACTTCCTCGTGGCGAACGCATTGTACTGGGTCGACCAGTTCCACATCGACGGACTGCGTGTCGACGCCGTCGCCTCGATTTTGTACCTGGATTACAGCCGTAAAGAGGGCGAATGGCTCCCCAACCAGTACGGTGGGCGCGAGAACCTTGATGCCGTTCAATTCCTGCAGGAGATGAACGCTACCGTCGAGAGGGCCTATCCCGGGACAATGACCGTGGCGGAGGAATCCACCTCGTGGCCAGGGGTGACGGCCCCCACGTACGAGGGCGGCCTGGGCTTTACGTTCAAGTGGAACATGGGATGGATGCACGACACCCTCGAATACATCTCCAACGACCCCATTTACCGCCCCTGGCACCATGGGGATATCACGTTTTCGCTGGTCTACGCCTGGTCCGAAAAGTTCATTCTTCCCATTAGCCATGATGAAGTGGTCTACGGGAAGGGGACGCTATGGTCACGGATGCCGGGCGATACATGGAATAAGGCAGCAGGGCTGCGCACCTATCTAGCGTTCATGTGGGCGCACCCCGGCAAGCAACTCTTGTTCCAGGGGCAAGACTTTGGGCAAACCACCGAGTGGAATCACGACGAGTCTCTGCCGTGGGGGCAGCAAGAGGGCTGGGAAGGCGAATACCACGCAGCCGTATCACGCCTGGTCAAGGACCTTAACGGTCTCTACTCGGCTACCCCTGCGCTCTACACACAAGACAACGAACCCAGCGGTTTTTCGTGGATTAATGCTAGCGACGCCCAACGCGGCGTGCTGAGCTTCATGCGGTACGGGTCGAACGGGCAGCGCGTCGCGTGCGTATTCAACTTCTCGGGAACCACATATCCCCAGTACCAATTGGGCCTCACCAATGCTGGACGGTGGACAGAAGTTCTCAACACCGACTCATCCGATTATGAAGGCGCCGGTGGCGGAAACCTGGGGCAGATCACGGCGAATAGTGGTGAATACGACGGCTACCCTGCCTCAGCGACTATCTTCGTGCCCGCCATGAGTGCCCTGTTCTTCCGCTTCGACGGGTAG
- a CDS encoding tetratricopeptide repeat protein translates to MTSPGKGPERFIAGAVDLGEVKARAEARAEAEKQRQRQARGTGSTPGGSAGGHGPGGAGVPGDSPTSGTAQMTVDVTEANFENDVLKRSLQVPVIVAISSTRSPDSQDIVQNLEALARQANYKWIFANVSADTVPQIAQAFGVRAIPTVIALANGRPLDAREGQQPKEQLQGWIDQILQIVGDKLPGIPDAEKGSTTQDEQPPSDPRLDAAEEALNNGDFDAALAAYDKIIDAEPHNAEAKAARANVSLLKRVSEAQASDHPTSEPEKTFAQADQYMISSKEEDAFRVLLDLLRVSAGDQKTQVKDRLIELFTLCDPADPRVATARREMASALF, encoded by the coding sequence ATGACATCTCCGGGAAAAGGCCCTGAGCGGTTCATAGCTGGTGCAGTTGATCTAGGCGAAGTTAAAGCACGGGCCGAAGCTCGAGCGGAGGCGGAAAAGCAACGCCAGCGCCAAGCGCGCGGGACCGGCAGTACGCCGGGTGGATCCGCTGGCGGTCATGGACCCGGCGGTGCCGGCGTTCCTGGTGACAGCCCGACTAGTGGCACAGCACAAATGACCGTCGATGTTACCGAGGCCAATTTCGAAAATGACGTCCTGAAGCGGTCTCTGCAGGTCCCGGTCATTGTCGCGATCAGTTCGACGCGGTCGCCAGATTCTCAAGACATCGTCCAGAACCTTGAGGCCCTGGCACGGCAGGCGAATTACAAGTGGATCTTTGCCAATGTCAGTGCAGACACAGTTCCTCAGATTGCCCAGGCCTTCGGAGTTCGCGCTATTCCGACAGTCATAGCATTGGCGAATGGCCGCCCGCTTGATGCTCGCGAAGGGCAACAGCCGAAGGAACAATTACAGGGGTGGATCGACCAAATCCTGCAGATAGTCGGCGACAAATTGCCCGGTATTCCCGACGCCGAGAAGGGGTCGACGACCCAGGACGAACAACCGCCGTCAGACCCTCGGTTGGACGCCGCTGAAGAGGCTCTCAATAACGGCGACTTCGATGCTGCGCTCGCCGCCTACGACAAGATTATCGACGCCGAGCCGCACAACGCTGAGGCCAAGGCTGCGCGCGCGAACGTGTCCCTCCTCAAACGAGTGTCGGAGGCGCAGGCATCCGACCACCCGACGTCTGAACCAGAGAAGACCTTCGCCCAGGCCGACCAGTACATGATCTCGTCGAAGGAGGAAGACGCTTTTCGTGTGCTTCTAGACCTCCTGCGGGTATCGGCAGGAGATCAAAAGACCCAGGTTAAAGATCGGTTGATCGAACTGTTCACGCTGTGTGATCCCGCCGACCCGCGCGTAGCCACAGCCAGACGGGAAATGGCGAGCGCCCTGTTCTAA
- a CDS encoding thiamine-binding protein, protein MIVAFSVAPTTSTDDDGGVADAAAEAIRVVRESGLPNETNAMFTLIEGEWDEVFDVVKRATEAVSSVSSRTSLVVKADIRPGYDHQLTEKVDAVNRRLASPSEK, encoded by the coding sequence ATGATTGTTGCGTTTTCTGTTGCTCCAACTACTTCTACTGACGACGACGGCGGTGTCGCGGATGCGGCTGCTGAGGCAATCCGAGTGGTGCGGGAGTCGGGTCTTCCGAACGAGACAAACGCCATGTTCACGCTGATCGAAGGCGAGTGGGACGAGGTTTTCGACGTCGTCAAGCGAGCAACGGAAGCCGTCAGCTCAGTGAGCTCGAGAACGTCCCTTGTGGTGAAAGCGGATATTCGCCCGGGCTATGACCACCAGCTCACCGAGAAGGTGGACGCGGTGAACCGTCGCCTCGCGTCTCCGTCCGAAAAGTGA
- the mce gene encoding methylmalonyl-CoA epimerase, whose translation MSNNEYSTEVPHELVNCLDHVGIATADLDATLEWYRTNMGWICHHVETNEEQGVQEAMVGPKTLTELQGMIQVLAPLNEKSTIAKFLDKKGPGLQQMCLRTTDIDSLCDHLRKQGTRLLYDEPKNGTAGARINFVHPKDAGGVLLELTQPGK comes from the coding sequence ATGAGTAACAACGAGTACAGCACCGAAGTACCGCACGAACTAGTCAACTGCCTGGATCACGTAGGTATCGCCACAGCTGACTTGGATGCCACGCTGGAGTGGTACCGCACGAACATGGGGTGGATCTGCCACCACGTCGAAACAAATGAAGAGCAGGGTGTTCAGGAGGCCATGGTTGGCCCGAAGACCCTCACGGAGCTGCAGGGAATGATTCAGGTTCTGGCTCCGCTGAACGAGAAGTCGACGATCGCTAAGTTCCTTGACAAGAAGGGCCCGGGTTTGCAGCAGATGTGTCTGCGCACGACCGATATCGACTCTCTCTGTGACCACCTGCGTAAGCAAGGCACCCGGCTTCTTTATGACGAGCCGAAGAACGGAACCGCTGGTGCTCGCATCAACTTCGTTCACCCGAAGGATGCAGGCGGAGTTCTTCTCGAACTGACTCAGCCAGGGAAGTAA